From a single Collibacillus ludicampi genomic region:
- a CDS encoding response regulator transcription factor yields the protein MAKILVVDDDLHIRELIGLYLRNEGFEVLEASHGKEALTVMESTKIDLVILDIMMPEMDGWQFCQEIRNYWDIPLLMVTAKGEPEQKIKGFKLGTDDYLVKPFDPLELVMRVKALLKRYRIATSQIIQLGDVILNRQNYDVTIGSEKFTLPLKEFELLFKLASYPGQIFTRDQLIEEIWGIDYQGDERTVDVHVKRLRERFPEQDERIGFKIVTVRGLGYRLELR from the coding sequence ATGGCAAAGATATTAGTGGTCGATGATGATTTGCATATTCGTGAGCTAATCGGACTCTATTTACGTAATGAAGGCTTTGAGGTATTGGAAGCTTCTCATGGCAAAGAAGCCTTAACCGTAATGGAGTCCACTAAAATAGACCTCGTAATTTTGGACATTATGATGCCGGAAATGGACGGTTGGCAATTCTGCCAGGAAATCCGGAATTATTGGGATATTCCTTTATTAATGGTAACCGCAAAGGGAGAACCGGAACAAAAAATAAAAGGATTTAAATTGGGAACAGACGATTATCTTGTGAAACCATTTGATCCGCTTGAATTGGTCATGCGGGTCAAAGCATTGCTCAAGCGTTATCGCATCGCCACTTCACAAATTATTCAACTGGGAGATGTTATATTAAATCGTCAGAACTATGACGTTACAATCGGAAGTGAAAAGTTCACTTTACCTTTAAAGGAATTTGAACTGTTATTTAAGTTGGCCAGCTACCCAGGACAGATTTTTACAAGAGATCAATTAATTGAAGAAATATGGGGAATCGACTATCAAGGAGATGAGCGGACCGTTGATGTGCATGTGAAGCGGCTACGGGAACGGTTTCCCGAACAAGACGAAAGGATTGGTTTCAAGATTGTGACCGTCCGGGGATTGGGATATCGTCTTGAATTGAGGTGA
- a CDS encoding glycosyltransferase family 2 protein: MDSDVRYSIIIPVYNEEEVVAVTYERLKEVMDSTNECYELLFINDGSKDRTAQIILELCMKDDTVKLINFSRNFGHQIAISAGMDHAAGQAIVVIDADLQDPPELILDMIEKWKEGYDVVYATRKKRKGETWFKKWTAAVFYRVLRSMTEVDIPVDTGDFRLIDRKVCDAMKKVKEKNRFVRGLVSWVGFRQTAIEYIREERFAGKTKYPLRKMIKLSLDAITTFSHKPLKLATYLGFLLSSVSFLYLIFAVFERLFTPNTVSGWTSIVATSLFFNGTILIILGIIGEYIGRIYDETKNRPLYIIDSKVGFKGNEEKHDFEEKYEISH, translated from the coding sequence ATGGATTCGGATGTACGTTATTCAATTATCATTCCCGTTTATAACGAAGAAGAAGTCGTTGCAGTTACTTATGAAAGATTAAAAGAAGTGATGGACTCAACCAACGAGTGTTATGAGTTGTTATTTATTAATGACGGAAGCAAAGATCGAACCGCTCAGATCATCCTCGAACTTTGTATGAAAGATGATACGGTTAAGTTAATAAACTTTTCCAGGAATTTCGGACATCAAATAGCGATCAGTGCAGGCATGGATCATGCAGCGGGTCAAGCGATTGTCGTGATTGACGCGGATCTGCAAGATCCGCCTGAACTGATTTTGGATATGATCGAGAAATGGAAGGAGGGATACGACGTTGTATACGCCACCAGAAAAAAACGGAAAGGAGAAACTTGGTTCAAAAAGTGGACAGCAGCCGTGTTTTACAGGGTACTCAGGTCAATGACCGAAGTGGATATCCCGGTTGATACTGGGGATTTCCGATTAATTGACCGCAAAGTCTGTGATGCAATGAAAAAGGTTAAAGAGAAAAATCGATTTGTGCGCGGACTTGTCAGTTGGGTCGGCTTTCGGCAAACAGCTATTGAATATATCAGGGAAGAACGCTTTGCGGGGAAAACGAAATATCCATTGCGTAAAATGATCAAATTATCCTTGGATGCCATTACCACCTTTTCTCATAAGCCACTTAAATTAGCGACATATCTAGGTTTTTTACTATCGTCCGTTAGCTTTCTTTATCTGATCTTTGCAGTCTTTGAGAGGCTGTTCACGCCAAACACGGTTTCCGGGTGGACATCCATCGTGGCGACAAGTTTATTTTTTAATGGCACCATCTTAATCATTTTGGGGATTATAGGAGAGTATATTGGCCGGATTTATGATGAAACCAAGAATAGGCCCCTGTATATCATTGACAGTAAAGTGGGATTTAAAGGGAACGAAGAGAAACATGATTTCGAAGAGAAATATGAAATCTCTCATTAA
- a CDS encoding ferric reductase-like transmembrane domain-containing protein has translation MDWLNAWNLTRAAGMTSYVLLSLSVMTGLYGQTRKKYGQHPGIYPLLHASLANWAMYMAMFHAAILFFDRYVNFYWKDIFVPFATTYKTIPMAIGIIALYLLIGTIVTTEIRQMIGIKIWRKLHILSPVVYVLATLHGLWIGTDSQSKGAIDMYLISVLSVSLLLFLRLKKVKSANILE, from the coding sequence GTGGACTGGCTTAACGCATGGAATCTAACGCGGGCGGCTGGCATGACTTCCTACGTTTTACTTTCGCTGTCCGTCATGACGGGACTGTATGGGCAAACGAGAAAGAAATACGGTCAGCATCCTGGCATCTATCCGTTGCTGCACGCTTCACTTGCAAATTGGGCAATGTACATGGCCATGTTCCATGCCGCGATTTTGTTCTTTGATCGGTATGTAAACTTTTATTGGAAGGACATTTTCGTGCCATTTGCGACGACTTATAAAACCATTCCCATGGCGATCGGCATCATAGCGTTGTATCTATTGATTGGCACTATAGTCACCACAGAAATCCGTCAGATGATCGGTATTAAAATCTGGAGAAAACTGCACATTCTTTCTCCAGTCGTTTATGTCTTGGCGACACTGCACGGATTATGGATCGGTACGGACAGCCAATCGAAGGGAGCCATCGACATGTACTTGATTTCTGTCCTCAGCGTCTCGTTGCTACTGTTCCTTCGATTAAAAAAGGTGAAGTCAGCAAACATTCTGGAATAA
- a CDS encoding DUF1904 family protein, with the protein MPFLRFKGFEKDFVRNIADRVRKEFASIVDIPEEIVKIEILHVERITDTPLSLEIFMFEREPEKHHRIASCLYRILNEHGYQGVHIFFVFLKPEFYYKFGKPLVEHVKT; encoded by the coding sequence ATGCCCTTTCTCCGATTTAAAGGCTTTGAAAAAGATTTCGTAAGAAATATAGCCGACAGAGTTAGAAAGGAATTCGCTTCGATTGTCGACATACCTGAAGAAATTGTAAAAATAGAGATTCTTCATGTGGAGCGTATAACAGATACCCCTCTCTCATTAGAAATATTCATGTTTGAAAGAGAACCGGAAAAGCATCATCGAATCGCTTCTTGTCTGTATCGCATATTAAATGAACATGGATATCAAGGGGTTCATATATTTTTTGTCTTCTTGAAACCCGAGTTCTATTATAAGTTCGGGAAACCGTTGGTTGAACATGTGAAAACATAA
- a CDS encoding alpha/beta-type small acid-soluble spore protein: MTNRRVLNPRASRSLERLKYEVAADLGLDDDIKAKGWENMTTREVGKIGGNMVREMIKFAEAEMAKRSE, from the coding sequence ATGACCAATCGACGTGTTCTGAATCCGAGAGCATCTCGTTCGCTTGAAAGACTCAAGTACGAGGTTGCAGCCGATTTGGGTCTTGATGATGATATCAAGGCAAAAGGGTGGGAAAACATGACCACCCGCGAGGTCGGAAAAATCGGAGGGAACATGGTTCGAGAAATGATCAAATTCGCAGAAGCGGAGATGGCCAAACGGTCGGAGTGA
- the galU gene encoding UTP--glucose-1-phosphate uridylyltransferase GalU, whose product MKIRKAIIPAAGLGTRFLPATKAQPKEMLPIVDKPSIQFIVEEAIASGIESIIIVTGRNKRAIEDHFDKSFELETILEEKGKTEMLQTVRQIANMADIHYIRQKEPLGLGHAILCARKFVGNEPFAVLLGDDVIQADPPVLKQMIDIYDRFQTSIVAVKEVPWEDVDKYGIISPSPKTKAIMCPNGSHPVEDLVEKPTAEHAPSNLAIIGRYILEPEIFDLLETASPGISGEIQLTDALRIRNRQKKMLAYTLKGKRYDVGDKLGYVQATIEFALQREDLLPYLKEYLISLVENWNPKIHQKLS is encoded by the coding sequence ATGAAGATTCGTAAGGCAATCATTCCGGCAGCCGGTCTTGGCACCCGATTTTTGCCGGCAACAAAAGCCCAACCCAAGGAAATGTTACCGATTGTCGATAAACCATCGATCCAGTTTATCGTAGAGGAAGCGATCGCATCAGGGATCGAAAGTATCATCATCGTTACAGGCCGGAACAAGCGTGCCATCGAAGACCATTTTGACAAATCGTTTGAATTAGAAACGATCCTTGAGGAGAAGGGGAAGACTGAGATGCTGCAAACGGTACGGCAAATCGCAAACATGGCGGATATCCATTACATTCGGCAAAAAGAGCCCCTCGGTCTCGGGCATGCGATCCTTTGCGCACGGAAATTTGTGGGAAACGAACCCTTTGCTGTTTTACTGGGGGATGATGTGATTCAAGCGGATCCACCGGTTTTAAAACAAATGATCGATATTTATGATCGTTTTCAGACCTCCATTGTTGCAGTGAAAGAAGTTCCTTGGGAGGATGTAGACAAATACGGCATCATTTCCCCTTCTCCTAAAACGAAAGCGATCATGTGTCCGAATGGTTCTCATCCCGTTGAAGATTTGGTTGAGAAACCAACTGCCGAACATGCTCCTTCCAATCTTGCAATTATTGGAAGATATATATTGGAACCTGAAATATTTGATCTTCTTGAAACGGCGTCTCCGGGAATAAGTGGTGAAATTCAATTGACGGATGCACTGAGAATACGAAACCGCCAGAAAAAAATGCTTGCCTACACCCTAAAGGGCAAACGATATGATGTCGGCGACAAACTGGGTTACGTACAAGCTACCATTGAATTCGCATTGCAACGAGAAGATCTTCTGCCTTATTTAAAAGAATATTTGATTTCGTTAGTTGAAAACTGGAATCCCAAGATTCATCAAAAGTTATCTTGA
- a CDS encoding glycosyltransferase family 39 protein — MSQVKTKFKWHYFGLAAILLFSVILNFYKLGQEGYGNPYYSAAVKSMLQSWHNFFFNSFDPKGFITIDKPPVGFWIQTLSAYLFGFKGWSLFLPQALAGVLSVALLYHLVARVFGRGAGLLAALFLASTPIVVAADRTNEIDSMLMFVTLIATWALSHAVERGSLKWLLLAAFLVGVGFNIKMMEAYLVLPAFYLFYLISPTLTRSKKLVHLLYATVVLAVVSCSWAVTVDSIPSDQRPYIGSTQHNSVVELAIGYNGINRLLGNHMPGGNSHSRAPWNPSEDTQRNRGANWNLGANQSAMMASHGENSRFAGDRPANVRDRISSWGNQTGTPGMLRLFINHQLAGQLSWLLPWVFFSVVALLWGTRFRAPLNRKQQAAIFWTAWVLTMTVFFSVAGRFSSYYMVMLAPGIAALAGAGFMEMWDEFRAVSLKAWLLPVALVCTTAFEISVVWNYPALRNQLSSAIGILTLMALIGLFLVKKLRDAGQRTVSLVSILVGLATLLTAPTAWAITPIQYGGSVSHPFAGPELKNQREEDLMTSNTKLENYLKANYREGTYLLATLNAMSAAPIILDTGLPVMAMGGFMGNDPALTVEKLQKMVNEGQVRYFLIPAASFGNQQTAVLHWIQSNCRVVPADKWKDQHSGSAKEQGRMGFMGSQLTLYEYVKK, encoded by the coding sequence ATGAGCCAAGTAAAAACCAAATTCAAATGGCATTATTTTGGGTTGGCTGCGATCCTCTTGTTTTCCGTCATTCTTAATTTTTATAAGTTAGGTCAGGAGGGATATGGAAATCCTTATTATTCTGCTGCGGTAAAAAGCATGTTGCAAAGTTGGCACAACTTTTTCTTTAATTCGTTCGATCCGAAGGGGTTTATTACAATTGATAAGCCTCCGGTTGGCTTTTGGATTCAAACATTGAGTGCTTATCTCTTTGGATTTAAAGGATGGAGCTTGTTCCTTCCCCAAGCTTTGGCCGGTGTGTTATCGGTAGCTTTGCTTTACCACCTCGTAGCTCGTGTATTCGGACGCGGGGCGGGACTTCTAGCCGCACTCTTTTTGGCAAGTACGCCCATTGTTGTGGCGGCAGACCGGACGAACGAGATTGATAGCATGCTCATGTTCGTTACATTGATTGCCACTTGGGCGCTGAGCCACGCAGTGGAACGGGGCAGTTTAAAGTGGCTGCTTCTTGCTGCCTTTCTCGTCGGAGTCGGGTTCAACATTAAAATGATGGAGGCTTACTTAGTCCTTCCTGCTTTTTATCTGTTTTACTTGATCTCCCCTACTTTGACCCGGTCTAAAAAACTGGTTCACTTGTTGTACGCTACTGTCGTTCTTGCGGTCGTTTCCTGCTCTTGGGCGGTTACGGTCGACTCAATTCCCTCCGATCAACGCCCTTATATCGGCAGTACGCAACATAATTCCGTGGTGGAACTGGCCATTGGGTATAACGGAATCAATCGGCTGCTTGGAAATCACATGCCGGGGGGAAACTCCCATTCGCGGGCACCATGGAACCCAAGTGAAGACACTCAAAGAAACCGGGGAGCCAATTGGAACTTAGGTGCGAATCAATCGGCTATGATGGCATCCCATGGAGAGAATTCACGGTTCGCAGGAGATAGGCCGGCAAATGTAAGAGATCGTATCTCCTCGTGGGGCAATCAAACGGGTACACCCGGTATGCTCAGGCTCTTTATCAATCATCAGCTAGCCGGGCAGCTCAGTTGGCTTTTGCCATGGGTCTTCTTTAGTGTAGTTGCTCTTCTGTGGGGCACACGATTTAGGGCTCCTTTGAATCGAAAACAACAGGCGGCCATTTTTTGGACGGCGTGGGTGTTAACCATGACGGTCTTCTTCAGTGTTGCGGGCAGATTCAGCAGTTATTACATGGTTATGCTTGCGCCTGGGATCGCTGCGTTAGCGGGTGCAGGGTTTATGGAGATGTGGGATGAATTTCGTGCCGTAAGCTTGAAAGCTTGGCTTTTACCTGTCGCATTGGTATGTACGACAGCTTTTGAAATCTCTGTGGTTTGGAACTATCCTGCTTTACGGAATCAACTTTCGTCCGCGATCGGTATTTTGACACTGATGGCTTTGATCGGTTTGTTCTTGGTAAAGAAACTGAGAGATGCAGGCCAACGAACGGTCTCCCTTGTTTCCATATTGGTTGGACTTGCAACTCTATTAACCGCCCCGACCGCATGGGCTATTACGCCGATCCAATATGGTGGGTCCGTGTCACATCCGTTTGCCGGTCCGGAGCTTAAAAACCAGAGAGAAGAGGATCTTATGACCTCCAACACCAAACTGGAGAATTATTTAAAGGCTAATTATCGTGAAGGGACCTATTTGTTAGCAACACTCAATGCCATGTCTGCTGCACCTATCATTCTCGATACAGGTCTCCCTGTAATGGCGATGGGAGGGTTTATGGGGAATGATCCGGCTCTCACTGTCGAGAAATTGCAAAAGATGGTCAATGAAGGTCAAGTCCGCTATTTCTTGATTCCGGCAGCCTCCTTTGGAAACCAACAAACTGCGGTACTCCATTGGATCCAAAGCAATTGTCGCGTGGTACCTGCTGACAAGTGGAAAGATCAGCATTCTGGATCTGCCAAAGAACAAGGTCGGATGGGATTTATGGGCTCCCAACTGACGCTCTATGAATACGTAAAAAAATAA
- a CDS encoding GtrA family protein, translated as MMKPRIGPCISLTVKWDLKGTKRNMISKRNMKSLIKPTMTIQNVRSIVLFSLVGLSNTFVDTVVFFVLYHWFSHDYLLIQGISYSCGMVNSYLLNKYWTFQKKSVPSGAEILKFITVNALAFSVSFISLYILDSRYGFHMFFSKTFATIMAMGVNYTGSRLWVFKDAHSI; from the coding sequence ATGATGAAACCAAGAATAGGCCCCTGTATATCATTGACAGTAAAGTGGGATTTAAAGGGAACGAAGAGAAACATGATTTCGAAGAGAAATATGAAATCTCTCATTAAGCCAACGATGACAATACAAAATGTCCGCTCTATCGTACTTTTTTCCTTGGTAGGACTCTCAAACACTTTCGTCGATACCGTCGTATTTTTCGTGTTATACCACTGGTTCTCTCACGATTACTTGCTGATACAAGGGATCTCTTATTCTTGTGGCATGGTCAACAGTTACCTGCTGAATAAGTATTGGACATTTCAAAAGAAAAGCGTACCGAGTGGAGCGGAGATTTTAAAGTTTATCACGGTTAATGCTCTGGCTTTCTCGGTCTCTTTCATCTCGCTTTATATTTTGGATAGCCGATACGGATTTCACATGTTTTTTTCCAAAACGTTCGCAACCATAATGGCGATGGGTGTGAATTATACGGGAAGCAGGCTTTGGGTATTCAAAGATGCACATTCCATCTGA
- a CDS encoding sensor histidine kinase, which translates to MISDITKRVRNLIRNKLKQHDMFKRTQNRLTILYGSMLIIFLLFFSVIVYSVFYMIITNEQNQEVQTLADQDLAIYQNLLKHDSNDRDQTIDFQKVFQANEDQFFCYVVTSDGRLVAGNELISGLRGVLLNKVHGWIPVSGEVRYETVKLTHERKLNLLMAGRAIYDHDRLIGMIYTAKDITFYRHIFEMLLIVLIVLSLFFLIVASIVGYFMSRKAMIPIVKSYTRQQEFVADASHELRTPLSVLYSSLEVIEAEEQDKISSFSRKVLFDMKDELKRMKKLVNDLLILARSDSEGLDLLNETFDVVSTAEKLIRSIQPLANSGQIQLHLAAPEKLIMYGDQERIRQLLFILLDNAIKYTPAGGEVTVSLHRVTKQKKKLLCLSVKDTGIGIPLEQQKRIFDRFFRGDKDRSRQTGGTGLGLSIAKSIAEAHQGSIEVSSTEGSGSTFTVWIPLGGRKDKEGDI; encoded by the coding sequence TTGATATCTGACATAACAAAACGCGTACGAAACCTCATTCGCAATAAGCTTAAACAACATGATATGTTCAAACGAACACAGAATCGATTAACGATTCTATACGGCAGTATGTTAATCATTTTTTTGCTTTTTTTTTCTGTCATCGTCTATTCTGTCTTTTACATGATTATTACGAATGAACAAAATCAAGAGGTGCAAACACTGGCTGATCAGGATTTAGCCATTTATCAAAATCTGCTGAAGCATGATTCGAACGACCGTGATCAAACGATCGATTTTCAAAAGGTCTTTCAAGCGAACGAAGATCAATTTTTTTGCTATGTGGTTACCAGTGATGGGCGTCTAGTCGCCGGAAATGAGCTGATCTCAGGTCTCCGCGGCGTTCTACTAAATAAAGTACATGGGTGGATTCCTGTTTCGGGAGAAGTGCGTTATGAAACGGTAAAGCTGACTCACGAGCGGAAACTGAATCTGCTTATGGCTGGTCGGGCGATCTATGATCATGATCGTTTAATAGGAATGATCTATACTGCGAAAGATATTACTTTTTACAGGCATATATTTGAGATGCTGCTCATTGTATTGATCGTGCTATCTTTATTCTTTCTGATCGTTGCTTCAATTGTCGGGTATTTTATGTCCAGGAAAGCTATGATCCCGATCGTGAAGTCGTATACTAGACAACAGGAATTTGTTGCAGATGCCTCTCACGAATTACGAACGCCTTTAAGTGTTCTATATTCCTCACTTGAAGTGATTGAAGCGGAAGAACAGGATAAAATTTCTTCTTTCTCTCGTAAAGTGTTGTTCGATATGAAAGATGAATTGAAAAGGATGAAAAAGCTGGTCAACGATTTATTAATTTTAGCTCGTTCCGATTCCGAAGGCCTCGATCTTTTGAATGAGACATTTGACGTGGTTTCGACTGCAGAAAAACTGATTCGTTCCATTCAACCCTTGGCAAACTCAGGACAAATTCAATTGCATTTAGCAGCACCTGAAAAACTTATAATGTACGGAGATCAAGAACGAATCAGACAATTATTGTTCATCTTACTTGACAATGCCATTAAATATACGCCTGCTGGAGGGGAAGTTACGGTCTCGTTACATCGAGTGACGAAGCAGAAAAAGAAACTGTTATGTTTGAGTGTCAAAGATACCGGAATAGGGATCCCGTTGGAGCAGCAAAAACGTATTTTTGACCGGTTTTTTCGGGGCGATAAAGACCGATCGAGGCAGACGGGCGGGACAGGACTTGGATTATCGATCGCCAAGTCGATCGCGGAAGCCCATCAGGGAAGTATAGAGGTTTCTAGTACGGAAGGATCAGGAAGCACGTTCACGGTCTGGATTCCTTTGGGCGGTCGTAAAGACAAAGAGGGTGACATTTGA
- a CDS encoding response regulator transcription factor: MKVLLAEDELRLGQLIAHMLKKKGHIVDWVTQGEDAYDYALASYYDVLILDWMMPGEDGVSVCRRLRQENYEGAILLLTAKDSVHDRVEGLDAGADDYLIKPFEFDELFARLRALSRRNYAPIQKDIVSIDDLVINRTNYTVQRGDQSIQLTPREFQLLDLLLRNRGQVLTREVILDRIWGYDAEITSNPVDAYIKLLRKKIDTPGKKTLIQSIRGVGYKLDI, from the coding sequence ATGAAAGTCTTACTCGCTGAAGACGAACTTCGGCTTGGTCAACTGATTGCTCATATGCTAAAAAAGAAGGGACATATCGTGGATTGGGTGACACAAGGAGAAGATGCTTACGATTATGCACTTGCATCTTACTATGATGTCCTGATTCTGGATTGGATGATGCCTGGTGAAGATGGAGTGAGTGTATGTCGACGCTTACGGCAAGAAAATTATGAAGGAGCGATCCTTCTATTAACAGCGAAAGATTCTGTCCATGACCGCGTGGAAGGTTTGGACGCCGGCGCGGACGATTATCTCATTAAACCTTTTGAATTCGATGAGCTTTTTGCCCGCTTACGTGCATTGTCTCGTCGAAATTATGCACCGATACAGAAAGATATCGTTTCCATTGATGACTTGGTGATCAATCGTACGAATTATACGGTTCAGCGTGGCGATCAATCGATTCAATTAACGCCGCGAGAATTTCAATTGCTTGATCTGCTCTTGCGGAACCGAGGGCAAGTTTTAACCCGAGAAGTCATTTTGGATCGTATTTGGGGGTATGACGCTGAGATTACCAGCAATCCAGTTGATGCATATATAAAATTGTTACGTAAAAAAATAGATACCCCCGGGAAGAAAACTTTGATTCAAAGTATACGAGGGGTGGGCTACAAACTTGATATCTGA
- a CDS encoding FAD:protein FMN transferase, which produces MSEQSFTFRAMNTQIELLLVPDRVLQIFEKEKIFANIRALFQQVENTCSRFLPDSELSLLNQTPERDVPVSPLLFELLVDAYDAFIETNGMFNPGLLTHLEAAGYDKSLEKASQSQEEPSFYPCAVHTKAPFEIDKIRKTVWLSRGVKIDLGGIAKGWTVDRAVEYLKPFGTGFINAGGDLRVFGRRDGFWKIGVENPFDPEKDLGVISIRDGAIATSSTWKRRWKKGANWMNHLIDPRTGQPTQSEIVSVTVTAPTAKEADVWAKTVLLLGMERGTTFVQERQVCAVLVDRNLNIRSIPSGLA; this is translated from the coding sequence ATGAGCGAACAATCATTTACGTTTCGGGCAATGAACACGCAAATTGAACTGCTCTTAGTACCGGATCGGGTGCTGCAGATTTTCGAAAAGGAGAAGATCTTCGCCAATATCCGAGCGTTATTTCAACAAGTGGAAAATACCTGCAGCCGCTTTTTGCCGGACAGCGAGCTTTCATTGCTTAATCAAACACCGGAACGAGACGTGCCGGTTTCTCCCTTGTTGTTTGAATTGCTGGTCGATGCGTACGACGCTTTTATCGAGACAAACGGTATGTTCAATCCGGGTCTCTTGACGCACCTGGAAGCGGCAGGATATGACAAATCACTGGAGAAAGCGAGCCAATCACAGGAGGAACCTTCCTTTTACCCATGCGCCGTCCACACAAAAGCACCTTTTGAGATCGATAAGATTCGGAAAACAGTTTGGCTCTCCCGCGGGGTGAAAATTGATCTGGGCGGGATCGCCAAAGGCTGGACGGTCGACCGCGCAGTCGAGTATCTGAAACCGTTTGGAACAGGCTTTATCAACGCGGGCGGTGATCTTCGCGTTTTTGGCCGGCGTGACGGCTTCTGGAAAATAGGGGTTGAGAACCCCTTTGACCCGGAGAAAGATCTAGGGGTTATTTCCATACGAGATGGAGCGATTGCGACATCCTCTACATGGAAAAGACGGTGGAAAAAAGGCGCGAACTGGATGAATCACTTAATCGATCCACGCACAGGACAACCGACACAAAGCGAAATCGTTTCTGTTACCGTAACCGCCCCCACTGCCAAGGAGGCCGACGTTTGGGCTAAGACGGTGCTGCTGTTAGGGATGGAGCGAGGAACGACATTTGTGCAAGAGAGGCAGGTATGTGCCGTACTTGTGGATCGAAATCTCAATATAAGGAGTATTCCAAGTGGACTGGCTTAA
- a CDS encoding sensor histidine kinase — MVKTLYIRIVGTFLLAVFIGIAAAFFFTTQVYHNRIHKKVENEMISAGNEIIRLCKETAPKDLDHYLNSLAQLKSYDIYLYSNTGEMKRYGSFNQNKGTAIDKQQVEDVLNGKMYQGIAKNSPDRNSLIIGLPFQIGTIRYAMFIQPDFTGQYNEFNSFLTTVFLILLIAGSISFFIAARYLVKPIRLMTEATKKMAKGDFNVKVSVKQKDELGVLAESFNQMAHELKRIEQMRQDFITNVSHEIQSPLTSIRGFSIALKNNRIAESERQRYLDIIVTESERLSRLSKNLLSLASLESDHHPFHPKTFRLDEQLRRVIVASEPQWSQKNIEFHLTLPRVRITADEDQLNQVWTNLISNSIKFTPQNGHIRVEIKESGNKIKVIISDTGIGISAEDQKQIFQRFYKADKSRNRTQSGSGLGLAIVKKIVELHRGHIEVQSEEGKGTTFIVSLPRLQIIT, encoded by the coding sequence TTGGTAAAAACTCTCTATATCCGAATCGTTGGTACCTTTCTTCTTGCTGTATTCATTGGAATCGCCGCTGCTTTTTTCTTTACGACCCAAGTGTACCACAACCGAATCCATAAAAAAGTTGAGAATGAGATGATATCAGCAGGCAATGAAATCATTCGATTGTGCAAGGAAACCGCTCCTAAAGACTTGGATCATTACCTGAATAGTCTCGCCCAATTGAAATCATATGATATTTACTTATATAGCAACACCGGCGAAATGAAAAGATATGGATCTTTTAACCAAAATAAGGGTACTGCCATTGATAAACAGCAAGTGGAAGATGTGTTGAATGGTAAAATGTATCAGGGAATCGCCAAGAATAGCCCTGATCGGAATTCGTTAATCATCGGGTTACCTTTTCAGATCGGTACTATACGATATGCTATGTTTATTCAACCTGATTTCACCGGTCAGTATAACGAATTTAATAGTTTCTTGACTACTGTTTTTCTCATCCTATTGATCGCGGGGAGTATCAGCTTTTTCATTGCGGCCCGATATTTGGTGAAGCCGATCCGGCTCATGACGGAAGCGACCAAAAAAATGGCCAAAGGCGACTTTAATGTCAAAGTATCGGTCAAACAGAAAGATGAATTAGGGGTTCTTGCAGAGAGTTTTAATCAGATGGCACATGAACTCAAACGAATCGAACAGATGCGTCAAGATTTTATAACGAATGTATCGCATGAAATCCAATCTCCACTGACTTCCATTCGTGGATTTTCTATCGCGTTGAAAAACAACAGAATCGCGGAGAGTGAGCGGCAGCGATACTTAGATATCATCGTAACGGAAAGCGAGCGCCTTTCCAGATTGAGTAAAAATTTACTAAGCCTCGCCTCCTTAGAGTCAGATCATCACCCCTTTCACCCGAAAACTTTCCGTTTAGATGAGCAATTACGCAGAGTCATTGTCGCCAGTGAACCTCAGTGGTCGCAAAAAAACATCGAATTCCATTTAACACTTCCAAGAGTGAGGATTACTGCTGATGAAGATCAATTGAACCAAGTCTGGACCAATCTAATCAGCAACAGCATTAAATTTACACCGCAAAATGGTCATATTCGGGTGGAAATTAAGGAAAGCGGAAATAAAATCAAAGTGATCATCTCTGATACGGGTATAGGCATATCCGCAGAGGATCAAAAACAGATTTTCCAACGATTTTATAAAGCGGATAAGTCTCGTAACCGCACGCAAAGCGGAAGCGGTCTGGGATTAGCGATTGTAAAGAAGATTGTCGAACTTCACCGAGGACATATCGAAGTGCAAAGTGAGGAAGGCAAAGGGACAACTTTTATTGTTTCACTTCCCCGCCTTCAAATCATAACCTAG